The Bdellovibrio sp. ZAP7 DNA segment AATTTCTGCAGCCGACAGTTTCTGTAAAGATGCAATCGACTGCTGATAAGCCTCAGGCAGCTCGCTCACTTCACCAGCCTTACTGTGCAAAGTTTTAAATTTTGTCATTGGCGCAGAAGCCAAGACTCCGCCCTTAGAATTCAAAAGATCTTTCAAAGAGTCCGAGAAAAGTTGTTTGTGAGGCTGATCCACCCACACACCTAAGCTCCAGGTGGCGCTAAAGGATCCATCAGACTCCGCAATATGCCAATCGGCCGACGGCCAATAAGTCATGTCGCCGGGACCTGCCTCAAGCACGACTGATGCCTTTTTATGCTTATCATATTTAAAAGCGCGATCCAGGGAGGGGTTCTTACGAACATATTCCTCACTCCAAAGACGGAATTTTTTTGTGCCTGCCACGGGAAAGCTAAAAACACCGCAGGAATCCACGTGAACTCCAAACGGAGTCTTGCGGTAATTCCCCAGGTACAAACCCATTTCAGCAAAACGATTCGGGAAGCCGACATGTCGATAAAGTTCGTCAGTGAAGTCCGTCAGCAGGTGGTGTTTTTTAAGGTTCACTTTCAAAAGTTCATCACAAACCAGGCAGTAATCGGGGAAGAGCTTTTTCATACGCTCGTGATAGCCCTGAAGGGATTTGTCCTCTTTTTCAGGCAAAACCTGCAAAACGTCTTCGGCATCCGCTTTAAAGCCATCGATATAGAATTTAAACCCCTCAGGATCGTTTGATTTACGGCAGCGGTCGCTATAAAGCACCAAAAGGTCAAAGATTTCGGCAGCACTGATTTCCTGTAAAGAGGATTGGACGTTATTCAGGGACAGCGCCTTTTTTTCCCAATGGTTTTTGGCGAAGTTTTTCCAAAACTTTTGATCGAGTTTTACGGGTGTCGCCAAGGAAGCTCCAATACTGATAATTGCGGAAAAATTGGTTCTGGCAACATTCGTTTAGAATCCATTTTGAGTCAAATAAAGCACTCTAAAATCTGCCTGGCGTCTGAGGGGCTTGTAAATTTATCAACGAGATCTGAAGGGGTGCATAAGCCCTTGTGGCCTATCGGGAATTAGCTTAAAAAAGAG contains these protein-coding regions:
- a CDS encoding JmjC domain-containing protein, with amino-acid sequence MATPVKLDQKFWKNFAKNHWEKKALSLNNVQSSLQEISAAEIFDLLVLYSDRCRKSNDPEGFKFYIDGFKADAEDVLQVLPEKEDKSLQGYHERMKKLFPDYCLVCDELLKVNLKKHHLLTDFTDELYRHVGFPNRFAEMGLYLGNYRKTPFGVHVDSCGVFSFPVAGTKKFRLWSEEYVRKNPSLDRAFKYDKHKKASVVLEAGPGDMTYWPSADWHIAESDGSFSATWSLGVWVDQPHKQLFSDSLKDLLNSKGGVLASAPMTKFKTLHSKAGEVSELPEAYQQSIASLQKLSAAEIQETFLKSWMQHISLQGFKSIPQIDFKLSAKSRIELRNPKALILWQQSQTAKDKYYFSFGGALVETSKADSLLKLVKAINDGGTCTVSSYLKGATLKQDLKSLQILADAGAFA